The Miscanthus floridulus cultivar M001 chromosome 7, ASM1932011v1, whole genome shotgun sequence genome includes a region encoding these proteins:
- the LOC136463619 gene encoding uncharacterized protein, which produces MARSPRGRNLQARQRRSASSDVPLCSWKTEGTNKGNDMSVTSEKNEWKGATCPVCLEHPHDAVLLLCTSHHKGCRPYMCGTNYRHSNCLEHFKEAYTKEKMALGVSAESAPGLPLSSSTLPSSKQPCVMELACPLCRGEVKGWTVVEPARQYLNRKRRTCMHDGCSFHGSYKELCKHVKLKHPSAKPREVDPAIADEWKRFECERERQDAISTIRSMNPGAVIMGDYVLELNGGGNNHLPSDGDNFDLEERLNFFTSLDRTLNERIDLYDSSDSLDEGFDFLASLFTHGRRISTGGPFSRAYRRHRERPRRSTNSVDASHIQHESVSTQRGQRAVRAIGRTSRRHHPMVAHIRPTRGS; this is translated from the coding sequence ATGGCAAGATCACCAAGAGGTAGGAACCTCCAAGCTCGTCAACGTAGGTCAGCTTCTTCAGATGTGCCCTTGTGCTCCTGGAAGACGGAAGGAACAAACAAAGGAAATGATATGTCAGTGACCTCTGAGAAGAATGAATGGAAAGGAGCCACTTGCCCAGTTTGCTTGGAGCATCCACATGATGCTGTCCTCCTCCTGTGTACCTCTCACCACAAGGGCTGCCGACCATATATGTGTGGTACCAACTACCGTCATTCTAACTGCCTTGAACACTTTAAAGAAGCTTACACAAAGGAAAAAATGGCTCTTGGTGTTTCGGCTGAGTCTGCACCTGGCCTTCCATTATCCTCGAGCACACTGCCATCAAGCAAGCAGCCATGTGTAATGGAACTTGCCTGCCCTCTCTGCCGTGGAGAGGTTAAAGGATGGACTGTGGTTGAACCTGCGCGTCAGTATCTGAACCGGAAAAGGAGAACTTGCATGCATGATGGGTGCTCATTCCATGGCTCGTATAAGGAGCTTTGCAAGCATGTGAAGTTGAAGCACCCTTCAGCGAAACCTCGTGAAGTTGATCCTGCTATTGCAGATGAGTGGAAAAGGTTTGAATGTGAGAGAGAGCGGCAGGATGCCATCAGCACTATCAGGTCCATGAACCCAGGAGCTGTGATCATGGGGGATTATGTCCTTGAGTTGAatggtggtggcaacaaccatttGCCCTCGGATGGAGATAACTTTGACTTGGAGGAAAGGCTCAACTTCTTCACATCCTTAGATCGTACTTTGAATGAGCGAATTGACTTGTATGACTCGTCAGATAGTTTGGATGAGGGGTTTGACTTCTTGGCATCCCTGTTTACCCATGGCAGGAGAATCTCTACTGGAGGTCCATTTAGCAGGGCTTATAGAAGACATAGGGAGAGGCCTAGACGATCAACGAATTCTGTTGATGCTTCTCACATTCAGCATGAGTCAGTTAGCACTCAAAGGGGACAGCGTGCTGTTCGGGCTATAGGCAGAACTTCACGGCGGCACCATCCTATGGTGGCTCATATAAGGCCTACACGAGGCAGCTGA
- the LOC136465762 gene encoding uncharacterized protein, producing the protein MVAVDFDLKFTYVLAGWEGFAHDALILADAIKRDDGFTVLESCWLYVSIWCTPCLAGNLFRMASLGAAGSASVAGFASAADLLGGVAGGPTGVGAAVAAPPRAVTTVVAAAGVVVGATPNVVHVKGDAPMEVPAQGGAGGAMPPMRWNNNSSRFVLRRMVQIVSDGSRADKCFKDKDVNSVAKLLREYTSEVVSPTQVYNHLRKWRQKWARVCKLKDLSGALFDQDTHAIILEREHYLGHCKVDNESSTLVVTVSHLSYLLIQIKCLQDHPKDDEFLNTPIRFYTEIETIFGSAMATGMYAIGSSEPLGVNQADSVEAKIEGNGFTYATDVKTTTEVGEGSKAIEPPTSIVGGKRKRPNFSEDEMLMMTNMTDAINNVANALTEIGPAHVDPNLYLAVMEMHGFTIEALIVVYTYLLENKALGTGFVNMVEMIKMPKRGGELG; encoded by the exons ATGGTTGCTGTGGACTTTGATCTAAAGTTCACCTATGTTCTTGCTGGCTGGGAGGGGTTTGCTCATGATGCACTGATACTTGCTGATGCAATTAAGAGGGATGATGGGTTCACTGTTCTAGAAAG TTGCTGG TTGTATGTTTCCATATGGTGTACTCCATGCTTGGCTGGTAACCTATTTAGGATGGCTTCACTTGGTGCTGCTGGGTCTGCTAGTGTTGCTGGGTTTGCATCTGCTGCTGACTTGCTTGGTGGGGTTGCTGGAGGGCCAACAGGAGTTGGGGCTGCTGTAGCAGCTCCTCCTAGGGCAGTAACTACTGTAGTAGCTGCTGCTGGTGTTGTTGTAGGGGCTACACCTAATGTGGTTCATGTGAAGGGTGATGCACCTATGGAAGTGCCTGCCCAGGGGGGTGCTGGTGGTGCAATGCCCCCCATGAGGTGGAATAACAACTCATCTAGGTTTGTCCTTAGGAGGATGGTCCAAATTGTGTCTGATGGGAGTAGGGCTGACAAGTGCTTTAAGGATAAGGATGTGAACTCAGTGGCAAAGCTTCTTAGGGAGTATACTAGTGAGGTTGTGAGCCCTACTCAAGTGTACAACCACttgaggaagtggaggcagaaGTGGGCTAGGGTTTGCAAGTTGAAGGACCTTAGTGGTGCACTATTTGATCAGGACACCCATGCCATTATCCTGGAACGAGAGCACTACCTTGGGCACTGCAAGGTAGACAATGAATCATCAACACTTGTAGTCACTGTTTCTCATCTTTCCTATTTGCTTATCCAAATAAAATGCCTGCAGGACCACCCTAAGGATGATGAGTTCCTCAACACACCTATCAGATTCTATACTGAGATAGAGACCATCTTTGGTAGTGCTATGGCTACTGGTATGTATGCCATAGGGTCTAGTGAGCCTCTTGGTGTCAACCAAGCTGACAGTGTGGAAGCTAAGATAGAGGGCAATGGATTCACCTATGCTACTGATGTGAAAACCACCACTGAGGTTGGTGAGGGCAGCAAGGCCATTGAGCCACCCACATCAATAGTTGGGGGAAAGAGGAAGAGGCCCAACTTCAGTGAAGATGAGATGCTTATGATGACCAATATGACAGATGCTATCAATAATGTGGCTAATGCACTTACGGAGATAGGTCCTGCACATGTGGATCCTAACCTCTATCTTGCAGTCATGGAGATGCATGGCTTCACCATCGAAGCCCTCATTGTTGTCTACACCTACCTGCTAGAAAACAAGGCCCTTGGCACAGGCTTTGTAAACATGgttgaaatgatcaagatgcccaagaggggaggtgaattgggctaa